TTCACCACTTCCTGTCCGTTCCTGTCGTGTTAATCCTACGTTTTCTTTCAATCTTTGTTTTAAAGACCTATGAAATTCCGACCATGAAGAACGGTCCAGACCTGGCCAAACGATTCTACCAGGTGCTCACGGACATTCAGGTGTGTACCGTGTGCCTCCAGCAGGGCTTCATTACGCATAGTGCAGTTCTGTtattttcatactgaaaatgtcTTCTCCCTTCTTTTTCTCCACTCCTTCCCGCTCTTCCTTGATTCTTCCCGCTCGTTCCCCCTGATTACCCGTCCTCTTCCGGGTGCAGTACGGAAGGACGAAGTCTGACTGGGCGCCGTTGGTGATTTAGCTGTTCTGTCTGTGAAGGTCACCTGTCAGTCAAGGCCAGCTTCACTAATCACTACAAAGGATTGGAACTTCTGGACTCCCAGCTCCGCCCACCACTGCACtttcactgattggctgagtggcTGAGATGGGCGGGTTCTGTGTGTCTTGGAGGCAGTTGGACTGCAACTGCCGTCCGTTTCATTCTCCTCGTTAACTTTAAAAAGGGATAGGTGTTAGCAAGTCTCCACGCCTGCTCTCCGTGCAGTGGGGAAATAGGTTTCCGTTtcagtgtaaatatgtattttttctgaacTGTACAGCGCAAATCATTTCTTATTCACTCATTACTCCATGAAATAACAGGACAGGACGCTGTCTCTACGCTATAGGAAAGCACTAAAGTGCAactaaaacagacaaacaaaacgTTAATGTGAAATTGCACAATGAGTGCATTTATGCAGCAATGGTAGTACTGTATTACACTGGTGTTACACAAACAGCTGTATTTTCCccttaaatttacatttttaacaagaaCCCATATGCagtttaattttataaaaagtatatatacaAAGGACAGACAGAAGTGCAGTAATTTATCAGATGATTTTTGATGTTCAAACGTCGCAGGTTTGAATGCAGAAGTGTTTTTCGACAATGAGTGTCAGCATCGCCGGGGTTACTATCCATTATTGAAGGTTTTGTCTTCTTTTCTGAAAACTATGATGTTGTCAGAACTTGAATAAGATAACTTTTTGGATAACTTTATTTATGAACATATATATTTAACCtgaggtgctttttagcaatgTCACGTAAAAGGGTTTGTGCTGACCCCCGTGTTTTAAGCTGTGTAGGGATGTACATatcatatgtatgtgtgcaaatgagctggagaaaaaaatggattaTGTACCACTAAGTAAAATGTACTGTCGACCAATACGAGAGGGTGATCAAAAGTCAGATGAGAAGAGACTTaacgcacatacgcacaaaaagaaacaacatcaacaacaaaacaaaactaacgAGGAGAGAAGATGGGACGTGGAACATTGAGCAATCTTGGAAGTATGAGGACTGGACTTGAAACTGCTCTTCAGACAGACGCTGTTAGTGCCGCTGCACTTGCCGTTGTGCTGCTGCAAACCCgttgtctgttgtgtgtgaacAGTGTGTAGTGCTTTTAAGACTCCAGTTTTAAGTATCGCTAACTTATTTTGTATCGTCCTTGGATCGGTACTGCGGATCGTGGTTTttcagtctgtgtgttttttttaaaatgttttaaaatttcgTCGTTTCTTTCATCGGCACTCCTGTCTGTTACCCAGCGACACTCCCGCCTCCCCGCCTGCGGAAGAGCCTCGCTCCACGTAGCGCTCTCTCGCGGCGTGCTCACGCTCCGTGGCTCCCTGTGGTCAGTggtcctgtcctgtcctctcGTCAGGACTTAAAGTTGTTACTGAACTCTGCCTCCACTGTATTTTTACAATAAACCTTTGCTTTCTGCTCCATaactgagcgcgtgcggctGTTCATTTGGTGACGACGATTTGCATCAGCGTTTTGATTTTTGCTCTTTGGTTCAGATTAAACCACAGAGCTCATGCTCCTGGAGTTGGAGGATTACTGTGTCTgtaggtttttgtggtttcctttaaATTAGTGGTCAGTTTTTTCAttggaaaacattacattacaggctttttattagacgctcttatccagagcgacttgcacaactttttttacatacacatttaaacagctggatatacagtacactgaagcaatgtaggtcaagcaccttgctcaagtgtacaacggcagtgtcctacccgggaactgaacctgtgacctttaggttacaaggccagttccttacccattatactacactgctgcccgaAACAGGGATTCAACATTTGTTGAATTAtctacactcctgggcaaaaaaatgggccaagcccaaaatggcaaaaattaaGCTTtcaatggtcttaacaacaaaacattggtcagaaaattagcaagaattcaacaaatgcactcctgagacctccctaaaataaattttaacaaTCCTAATGCCTGTCTCCTATGtatgataataatcataatccCATTTATTGAACACCAGAGGGTTCtaatatttcagaataaaggTAACACCACACTTAGTGGGGCGGCATAGATCAAAATATCATAACAATTGTTCATTTTGTGATAAAAGCATCAAATTTGGCAGATGTGTTGATAGATATATTGGGAACAAAACTGGATATTGGGCCATGGCcgtggcagccatttttcaaaatggccaccagcGGTTGGTCAAACTTTCCTATCCCATTGGATCCATTTCTGTAAATCAGGCAttataaataatcataataataataatcatactgAAACTTCCTATGCAAAGCTACCTTTTATTAAGGTGATATATTATCTATAATTGGTCTCTTTGATCGTATTTTTTGTATTCTATTTAAGCGCTACGGACGTGACTGCTACGGACGTTACATAACTTGGACAATTTATTCTCCAGTCTCCACTGTCTCCACTGTCTGAAGCATCGCGACCAGGCACTAGAGGAAAATAAGaattataatataaatacatcTGTCCTTGCATTGACAACAGGGGGAAATACCATTTCTCAGAGCCTGTTCTGGCTGAGTGAAGGCCATAAAAAGTGACTTAAAAAGCATGAAGTTATTTCACATGGCAGAAGTACAGAGACAAAATGGTCATTCCGAGAAGCCGGCTATATTGGCTCTGTTCACTAAAAAGAGACATTCGTTTGGGTCTTTGTTCAATTATAAGTTTGTTCCAAGAAATGCGGTTTGAAACTTGCACTTATGTCCTGTGAGTGTGGGACGGATGCAACAGTGCTACTAGTGTCAGTtctatcattttattttctgtaatctgcttaatgtattataataataattctattaATTACCTAAAATGGGGTAAAATAGTTGATGAAAAAGTTCAATTGTGCTAAaatttgttatttatgtgtTGTTCTATATTCTAATTGAATATgtttaaattaagttaaaatctatttttatttgaaataaatacatcaaaaaaaatcttccttggaccatacatactgtattgcaattaaaaataaaaactaaaataaaggtACTTTGATGATATTTTGACTATGCATCTTTAGTCTATTTCAGACACAGACTATGTCAAAAAGGTTTCTGCTAAAAGACACAGGGTGTCCAACACACTGGACATTTTCTAATTCACAGCCTGCAAACAAGATAAACTGGGCACTGTGTGTCATCTGCCAACAAGACCATAATGAGATGCTGACCGACCCGATGCTGACGAAGAGGAAGGAAGCTGGGAGTGCATACACGTCGTTAGCTGAAAGtctcctgaaaatgaatgaactgaatgaacTACCCAAAAATATACAGATAGAGAAACTAGATGAAGGTGAGGGGCTTGAAGCTGCTCTGGTTGTCAACAAAGCTCGGTGGCATCAATCGTGCAGGCTGGCATTCAACAAGACAAAGGTTCAGCGGCCCGAGAAGAGAGCTCTGAAGAAATCTAGCAGTACAGGCAACAATGACACCATTGCAAGCCCAAGTAAACGCACCAGGGGACGTACTTCTAGCACTGAGAAACCAGCACAGAAAGCACTCTGCTTTTTCTGTTGCAAGCCAGCTGGCACTGATGGTTTACATGAGGCAGCAACATTTCAGCTAGACAACCAAGTTCGGGCATGTGCAGGGCTCTTAGAGGACACAGAACTGCTGGCTCGACTTAGTGCAGGAGATATGGTTGCACTTGAATCCAAATATCACAATAAATGCTTGGTGGGCCTCTACAACCGtgccagaaaacacaaaactcaagAAATGGGGGGAACTGACAAGGAAAAAGTGATATCAGGAATTGCTTTAGCTGAAGTTGTCATGTACATTGAGGAAGCACGCTTTGATGACAGCACTGCACCAGTCTTCAAGATGGCTGATCTGGCTGATCTGTACAGGTCGAGGATGGAGCAACTTGGCATTAACGCTGATTTTAGTGCTTATTAATTTCACAGCCGTCTGCAGTACTAATACACGCGATCCGTTGTGTCGTTAGCAAAGTAGCTAAAAGTTAAACTCGGTGAAAATGGCGAAAGTggaactgtctaaagtgtgggtgtattttatttttatttcacaaatatgaaTGAGTTTCCAccaaagattatacagatgcaaaataaatagtgtaatttttatttttagttacccAGCAAGGCAGTGTAATGAGTGAGAGGTTTTCAATGAGTCCGAGGGGAAATTTGAACCTGAtctgtgacacacacatacaaaagtgTCGCAGGCAGATGCGCTTGCCAGTGAGGTCCTAGTGTAGCAGGAGACATAGGAACAGCTaaattttgctgttttaaacGAGGGCACTTCTGTATGTCATTTTGCGTGTGCATCCGATGAGTCATTAGCAAGGTCGCTAACGTTAAATTCTGTTAAAATGGCGAAAGCGGAACTGTCTAAAgcgtgggtgtattttattttagtgctTATTAATTTCACAGCCGTCTACAGTATTAGCATTATACACGCGTTCTGTCGTGTCATTAGCAATGTAGCTAACGTCAAACTGTCAAAATGCCGAAAGCGGAACTCTGTAAAgcgtgggtgtattttattactTCAGTGCGTATTCATTTCACAGCCGTCTGCAGTACTAACAAAACATAGGCCTACTCTCGGTCTGTCCGttgttagcaaggtagctaacgttaaactcggtTAAAATGGCGAAAGCGGAACTGTCTAAAGCATGGGAGTAATTTTATAACTTTAGTAACATAAGTAGCTATTCCTACTGTTGACTGGCCTGGCCTGTCAATCAATTCACTGTCCAACTGCTGCTTTCCAACTGCCACTTCTCTCAGAAGGGCCACTTCTTTCTCAAGTCAGTTCTTAGCAACATGTCGGTAGGCTATTTGACAATGTCTCACGGTACCCTTGAGTACAGTGTGCACCACAGCTAAGTCCACATACAAATGTCCTGAAATGTGAAGTGCTTGTTCTCTGTAAAGGATTTTTATGTGCAAAGAAGACCTCTAAATCAAGTCAACTCAATTGAACTGGGATGGAGGGTTAGTGCAgttaggaaaaagaaaaatacaaatttttacaaatcttttattttctttaactgTAATTGTACCAATAACTTTACCTAGTCATTTTAACTAGTAGGAACTGTACACAAAATATAGACCTACTTTTTCTGAGGATGACTGCTTATGAGAGTAAAAAATTGTCTTTGGAACCATCTGAACACTGAGCAACAGtgattttttatatattttattattatttattatttgtatactACAGGAAAAAAACCAACTCTGTCATAAAAACCCACAGGCAAGTAGACCTCATGTCACCTTGCCCTTGCGTTAGCTTTTATGAGAACAATTCAAAAACGTATGCTATGTCACTTATACCACCAATCTTTGGCAGACTTGTTTTCTATCAATAACATCCAACCGGTCTCTGTGTACACCTGTACAAAGGCAGTCCTCTTCAAGCGTTTTTTCACTTTCCTAAAACATTAATAGTTTTGTGGACAGTACTTATATCTGCATAGCTTGAATACTGGCAACATCAGCTGCCCCTGCTGGTTGTCAGGCTCCCAATTCACTTCTAATCATTTTCGGGACTTTCTCGATAATAGTTCCTCAAACTAACGACTGGGGATAATACatcaatgcaatattttttcttattaaagGTATCTGTTTTTGTGAGCTAATAAGCTGTTTTCAGGTTGCTAGCGTTCTCGCTATGCAAATGGGTAAGCTCCACAGAATTACTTGGGTTATAccaaagtgaactatccctttaaggaGAGAACGCacaaaatcttaaaaaaaacttttttttaaaccaaaataacCAAAAGAAGATTGCTGTTATATTTATGGTCATTCAATAAAtcctttaaaataacaaatgtgtaTGATAGGATAGTGGATTATATTATACACAGCAAAGCATACTGAAATAGAAcgtacataaaaaaaacaactacagaTAAGAGTGATCTTAACTCTTAACTGTACAAGTAGGACTCAAACATTATGTGCTCTGGTAATTTTTCATTGCATTCTGAAAGACACATTTAGCACTGTTAAAGCATCATATTACAATATAAAGAGCAGTGTCAGTTATCATTGGTTCAGTGTTTCCCCAGTAAATGCAATACATATCTGGGAATACATATCCCAAAgtaaaaatacagtaatttCTTAATATAAGAAATAATACTAACAATATAATGCcacttttataaataaatatttggtaAATATTTGGGATGCAGCCACCATTTTAAAagtagttttctttttctttggcaGGGAGGAGTTGAAGAAACTTTCCCCAGGAGTTCAGACAGATTGGTCCTTGTGTTTCCGTGCTGGGTCGAGAGGCTGGCCCTGGTGTTTCTGTGCTGGGTCGACAGATTGGTCCTTGTGTTTCCGTGCTGGGTCGAGAGGCTGGCCCTGGTGTTTCTGTGCTGGGTCGACAGATTGGTCCTTGTGTTTCCGTGCTGGGTCGAGAGGCTGGCCCTGGGGTTTCTGGGCTCCATTTCACTGCTCTCTCCTGGCCTACTTGCCTGCACCCCTAATAGGGACATCAGCCCAGTGCGGCTGCCGATCTCGTCCAACCCAAAACCATGTGACGCACATGTAATCAGCTTTAAACTGTACTCACAGAACAACAGTCATACCTGTACTAAACTCACAGAACTGCAGTATTCCTACCTGTACTAAACTCACAGAACAGCAGTCCTACCTGTACTAAACTCACAGAACTGCAGTGTTCCTACCAGTACTAAACTCACAGAACAGCAGTCCTACCTATACTAAACTCACAGAACTGCAGTGTTCCTACCTGTACTAAACTCACAGAACGCCACTGTTCTTACCTGTAGTCAAACTCATTAGCACAGCCAGGCCATTGACATGGACCAACTCTTACCTGTACTCATAAAAGAGCAGGTACGCACAGCTGGCTCTCTGGCAGAGCACTGACTCCAGATCAGTTTGCTTCACCGTCTCATCGTCAAACAAGAGCCAGTTTCCATCCCGGTCGGCGCATTCACTGATATAATGGCCTGTAGGATCACAGGGCGGGGTAATCATTAACTGAAAATGTCTCCTGACCAGGTGGAGGTCACAGCGCTAAAGGACACCtgagtgagggtgagggtgagtgtgCTTGGCTGCACCTCACCCAGGACAGGGCTACATTTACGCTGTATAGCACTTTGATCGTGAGGAGAAAAGGCGGTGCATATATTCAGTTGTTTGTCTTACTTAACACCACGTGCTCAGCAGGCGTACGGTGTGAAAGACGGCCCCGTGTCGGCGAACCTCGCGGGAGGCTTACCGTGGCGCACGCTGGCCCCGATGTGAGACAGCACGCTGGTCAGCCTGTATTCGTGGCGGCCCGCCGGCTGGTTCTGGGAGACGGAGGACACAGGAAGTAAGACTACCGCCCAAGATCCGCTCCCGGCAGTCGGCACATGGCATCCTTATGGAACCTGCGTCGTGTTGTTGTTCCAGTGACCATGACATGCACTttcgtacgtcgctttggataaaagcgtccgctaaatgaatgtaatgtaatgtaagaaatCGCCAGCGTAAACACCAGCACCAGAATTCGGGCCCAGGAGCCAAAGGCAGTGTCAGAGACCTGGTCAGCGGCGATAGCAACCCTGCCTAGCAACCCGAGACCGGTGTGGCCGACGTTTAAGTTTAGAATGACATTTTAGAACACTCTCCCTTGCACCCtcgtctctgtctctatctctctctctctctctctctctctctcttcctgtctctctctctcgttctgtctctctctctgtctcctcaccACAGTGCAGCTGTACTGCTCTACCCTGTCTTCTGCTCCACACTTCACTGAGCTCAGCTTCTTTCCCGCTTTTGGGGGAAAACGAGACAAAAACCACAAACAGCATCAGTACTCCTCCTGCCCCTTCATCACTACCACAGACTCTTTACACACACCAGATACTCAACTCTTCATCCTAAACAAAGTCCTAGCTCCCTGTCGTTTGAgccaaaacataaacatttttagcACTTCTTTGAAATTCATTAAGGGCTGTGGCTAAGTACAGTACTGTGGCAATGGACGTTCACACTGGAAACTCCTGTTACCGAGCAGGACTGCCTAGTTAAGAAGCAGAGGGGGGCTTTAAAAGAGCgcaggagctgagtatctggcGATTCTATAGAATCTGTGCAAGTACTTCACTTCTCCCTACTTCCACCAGTCTGTGGGGGTGGAAGACTGTATTCTCTGCTCAAATTTCTTGCCATTACTGTTAGTCTCCTTGTTTACTCTTTCCCTGTAAGCCAGGAGTGttaaaactccagtcctggaggcaCATAGCAACGGCAGGTTTTTGAGGATTACGTTCATTGAGCCTCGCCCAAAagcctgcaggcactgcagccgtCCTGGACTGGAGTCTTGACACCCCTGCCCTGGATGGTTTTCCCCTACATGCAGAATGGaatgaagtctctctctctctcacacacacacacacacacacacactacctgcaGTGGGGACAGTGTCCCCTTTTGAGGAGGAGGGCTCGTGGCAGTCGCCGTAGGTCGCCGTGGCGTCGCTGTGGCCCTGCAGGCTGAGCACTGGGGGGATCTCCAGCGTGTCCTGCAGCTTCACCAGCGTCAGCTTGGAGTTGAAGGTGAAGCGCTTCAGCTGCAGGACTAACACACTGGACACAGAACAGTCCGTTATTTAACCCTTTGCAGAACAGGAATATTCTGGAATTCTAAGTTAATAGAACTCCATTGTATTCATTTACCAGTAACgattgctacatcagcattagaatgttaagtTGGGATCTCATATTTgggatcttacaccttaaagggttaaccaGGGAAATACTGACTCAGATTAGGTCTCAGGGTccacatttcacaaaaagactGAGAAAACTGAGACACTGAAAGACTAAAATTAGACAGAGTCTAAAAGACTTAAGACTGTGAGACTGAAAGACATAAACACTAAAATACTGGAAGATAAAAAGACCCTGAAAAGGCTGGAAGTGATTGGATGAGGCTACATTACCGGGGTAGCGACTGCAGTTTCTGCTCTACTATGGCCAGCTGTGCAAAGCAAACACAGCACTGGCACTCCACCTCGTAGTCCTGCAATGACAAAACACAGAATTCAGCACTGACCTCACACAGACCACAAAGCACAGCATTCAGCACTGACCTCATACAGaccacaaaacacagcattcaGAACTAACCTAATACAGACCACAAAACACAGTACTCAGCACTGACCTCTTACCAACTCCAaaacagcactgagcactgaccTCATACAGACCACAAAACAGCATTCAGCACTGACCTCATACAgaccacaaagcacagcaatCAGCACTGACCTCATACAGACCACAAAACACAGCACTCAGCACTGACCTCATACAGACCACAAAGCAAAGCATTCAGCACTGACCTCATACAGACCACAAAACACAGCACTCAGCACTGACCTCATACAGACCACAAAGCACAGCATTCAGCACTGACCTCACACAGACCCCACAGCACAGTCAGAGGCACTGACTGACAGCTCTGCTGCTGAACGGGGGTCGGTGATGGTGGTCCAGATGCACGCTTACCATAAAGTAAAGTGCCAGGCTGTCCTCCACGGAGCCGCCTGAGACCAAGTCCACAGACAGGGAGTTATAGGACTCCATTTTGTGTACCGTCTCCCCACAGCTTGGAGAGTGAAGCAGAGAAACAGGAGTTAACATTCACAGCCAGGGCTGGGACAAAAAAGTCCAGTTCAGTTTCCACTGCAATTCAGTCAAGGAAATACGACTCAAGATTAAATTCATGCATTCAATGCTAAGAATGTATTTCTCTGTAAAAATGTCTAATGTTAGCTAGGCTATTGTCAGTACATGCAGCCTAACTAACACTCAAGTCATTCATTCTGTCAAGCAAAGGcgtaaagaaataaaataatatacatttatttacgcCTGTGAATTAGCTTGCCAGAGAGAAATCTAGCACTCTATATCTCTCTATGTAGCCTGGGAGGTCAcaggctagctagctggccTGTGATATATCTCcagctagctggctggctaggGAGTGAGACAGATCGCAAGCCAGCTAGctagggagagaaaaaaattagaTAGATTGCAAACTAACTAGTCGTCCTTCTTAAAGAAGCTTAAAAAATATGCTTTCAAACTGATTTGGTACACAAATTATGAAAGATTAGGTTTGTTTTATCAGAATCAGTTGAAACCCCAAAATGgtcaaaatttttttataagagCAGGTCACTTTCGCTGTGCAACAGGAAATGAAGATGGCCGTTCAGCTTAACCAAGCTACCTGAGGCACGTTCTGCAGGACAGGAGGTCGAACTCGAAGTTGGCCTCGACTGGGCAGGTGTAAGGGTGAAGCCCGTCGGCCGTGCTGAGGATGAAGCCCTCCTCTTTCATCTGGGACATGAGAACGTTCAGGAACTCGTGGGCGTCCTGCGCAAACAGCAGAGAGTGCGGGTGAGAGACGGAGCGGGGCGCGACCTTCATCCGCGGGTTTGGAGACGGCCCTACGCCGCACCCGAAGCCCCGTTCACAACCAAAGACCCGCCACGAAGCCGCTTTAGAATGAATCAGAGAGGAGCTGCGGCATATAGgtagatggtaaatggactgcatttatatagcgcttttatccaaagcgcttcacAACTgagcctctcattcacccattcacaaacacactcacacaccaacggtgaaaggctgccatgcaaggtaccaatcagcttgctgggagcaattaggggttaggtgtcttgctcagggacatgCCCATGGCAgaggatcgaaccggcaaccctccgactgccagacaaccgctcttacctcctgagctgtcgccTCcaggtgtatgcgtgtgcggaCACTAGCGATACAGTCTCGTCTCTCACCTGTTGTTCATGTCCACAGAAGTCCCTGCAGTTCTCTGAGACTGACTTTTTCAGGGTCTTCAACAGATCAGTCTTTTTATTACTGCTACCGCAGCGCCGTGCTGCGTGCAGCTCTGCTACGCACCTACAGGGGGCGACAGAGTCAAAGTGGTCAGAGAGCGACCGCTACGGTTGGGACAGAAATCACCGTACAAAGAGGAATGGCCGGACTCAGGCTGAGGACCCCTGGACTAGAGCGcagtaaaacatgttttatagGGACACAAGAGTAGCTTTCATCTGTCGCTCATTAGAACATCAatactttcatttcaaaatggctgatgaTCCAgcttgttacatttttaaaaagagcagaagttggcctCAAAGCCAGAAATGTATGAGGC
This genomic window from Anguilla rostrata isolate EN2019 chromosome 17, ASM1855537v3, whole genome shotgun sequence contains:
- the LOC135244075 gene encoding ubiquitin carboxyl-terminal hydrolase 37-like; amino-acid sequence: MRSAHCAEQRSDPAANLTRLREQPTLSDCAEQPTLSDCAEQPTLSDCAEQPTLADCAEQPTLADCAEQPTLGDCAPTLTDCAEQRPGSPSCAESRLGDSQSQTRPTCAERLVTAEVKATGWFGRLCYSLKKFVKERTGEDETQNKRLVYTVLGLPNLRNMCYMNATLQSLFSLQDFMEDVRREESSHLMKCVAELHAARRCGSSNKKTDLLKTLKKSVSENCRDFCGHEQQDAHEFLNVLMSQMKEEGFILSTADGLHPYTCPVEANFEFDLLSCRTCLSCGETVHKMESYNSLSVDLVSGGSVEDSLALYFMDYEVECQCCVCFAQLAIVEQKLQSLPRVLVLQLKRFTFNSKLTLVKLQDTLEIPPVLSLQGHSDATATYGDCHEPSSSKGDTVPTAEPAGGPPRIQADQRAVSHRGQRAPRPLYQ